The following are encoded in a window of Ricinus communis isolate WT05 ecotype wild-type chromosome 4, ASM1957865v1, whole genome shotgun sequence genomic DNA:
- the LOC8270928 gene encoding ALA-interacting subunit 3 isoform X2, whose amino-acid sequence MDRLILLLPEEIQSDPNVISAFILVSIVFIPIGIASLTASQDVVEIIDRYETECIPAQNRTDKVGYIQSPDTDKRCNRTIRVTKRMKQPIYVYYQLDNFYQNHRRYVKSRSDEQLRSLSSENETSNCKPEDTVNGIAIVPCGLIAWSLFNDTYSFSLNSMELQVNKKDISWKSDRDHKFGKDVFPKNFQMGDLRGGATLNTSKPLSEQEDLIVWMRTAALPTFRKLYGKIEQDLQPNDELHITLQNNYNTYSFDGKKKLVLSTTTWLGGKNDFLGIAYLTVGGICFFLAMSFTVVYLIKPRRLGDPSYLSWNRTPGGR is encoded by the exons ATGGATCGGCTGATTCTGCTGCTCCCAGAAGAAATTCAAAGCGACCCAAAT GTAATTTCTGCATTCATCCTTGTTAGCATCGTCTTCATTCCTATTGGAATTGCTTCCTTGACTGCCTCCCAAGAT GTTGTTGAAATAATAGATCGCTATGAGACTGAGTGCATTCCTGCCCAAAATAGGACTGATAAAGTTGGATATATTCAAAGCCCTGATACTGATAAAAGATGCAACAGAACAATTAGA GTTACGAAGCGTATGAAGCAACCTATCTATGTATATTATCAGCTTGACAACTTTTACCAGAATCATCGCAG GTATGTGAAGAGCCGAAGCGATGAGCAGCTGAGAAGTTTAAGCAGTGAGAATGAAACCAGTAATTGTAAGCCAGAAGATACTGTGAATGGGATTGCAATCGTGCCATGTGGTCTAATAGCTTGGAGTTTGTTTAATGATACTTATAGCTTCTCCCTCAATAGCATGGAGTTGCAAGTGAATAAGAAAGACATCTCATGGAAGAGTGACAGGGACCACAAATTTGGCAAGGATGTCTTTCCTAAAAACTTCCAGATGGGAGATCTCAGAGGTGGTGCAACGCTTAATACATCAAAACCA TTAAGTGAGCAGGAGGACCTTATTGTTTGGATGCGAACTGCAGCTCTGCCTACATTTAGAAAGTTATATGGGAAGATAGAGCAGGATCTACAGCCCAATGATGAGTTACACATAACATTGCAGAACAACTATAATACATACAGTTTCGATGGCAAGAAGAAACTGGTACTTTCAACCACAACCTGGCTTGGTGGGAAAAATGACTTCTTGGGCATCGCTTATCTTACAGTTGGGGGTATCTGCTTCTTTTTGGCAATGTCTTTCACTGTTGTGTACCTCATCAAGCCTAG GCGTCTTGGAGACCCTTCCTATTTATC
- the LOC8270928 gene encoding ALA-interacting subunit 3 isoform X1, translating into MSNNTASSSAAANGSADSAAPRRNSKRPKYSRFTQQELPACKPILTPRWVISAFILVSIVFIPIGIASLTASQDVVEIIDRYETECIPAQNRTDKVGYIQSPDTDKRCNRTIRVTKRMKQPIYVYYQLDNFYQNHRRYVKSRSDEQLRSLSSENETSNCKPEDTVNGIAIVPCGLIAWSLFNDTYSFSLNSMELQVNKKDISWKSDRDHKFGKDVFPKNFQMGDLRGGATLNTSKPLSEQEDLIVWMRTAALPTFRKLYGKIEQDLQPNDELHITLQNNYNTYSFDGKKKLVLSTTTWLGGKNDFLGIAYLTVGGICFFLAMSFTVVYLIKPRRLGDPSYLSWNRTPGGR; encoded by the exons ATGAGTAATAATACTGCGTCTTCCAGTGCAGCAGCCAATGGATCGGCTGATTCTGCTGCTCCCAGAAGAAATTCAAAGCGACCCAAAT ATTCTAGATTTACCCAACAAGAACTTCCAGCTTGTAAGCCAATTCTTACGCCACGTTGG GTAATTTCTGCATTCATCCTTGTTAGCATCGTCTTCATTCCTATTGGAATTGCTTCCTTGACTGCCTCCCAAGAT GTTGTTGAAATAATAGATCGCTATGAGACTGAGTGCATTCCTGCCCAAAATAGGACTGATAAAGTTGGATATATTCAAAGCCCTGATACTGATAAAAGATGCAACAGAACAATTAGA GTTACGAAGCGTATGAAGCAACCTATCTATGTATATTATCAGCTTGACAACTTTTACCAGAATCATCGCAG GTATGTGAAGAGCCGAAGCGATGAGCAGCTGAGAAGTTTAAGCAGTGAGAATGAAACCAGTAATTGTAAGCCAGAAGATACTGTGAATGGGATTGCAATCGTGCCATGTGGTCTAATAGCTTGGAGTTTGTTTAATGATACTTATAGCTTCTCCCTCAATAGCATGGAGTTGCAAGTGAATAAGAAAGACATCTCATGGAAGAGTGACAGGGACCACAAATTTGGCAAGGATGTCTTTCCTAAAAACTTCCAGATGGGAGATCTCAGAGGTGGTGCAACGCTTAATACATCAAAACCA TTAAGTGAGCAGGAGGACCTTATTGTTTGGATGCGAACTGCAGCTCTGCCTACATTTAGAAAGTTATATGGGAAGATAGAGCAGGATCTACAGCCCAATGATGAGTTACACATAACATTGCAGAACAACTATAATACATACAGTTTCGATGGCAAGAAGAAACTGGTACTTTCAACCACAACCTGGCTTGGTGGGAAAAATGACTTCTTGGGCATCGCTTATCTTACAGTTGGGGGTATCTGCTTCTTTTTGGCAATGTCTTTCACTGTTGTGTACCTCATCAAGCCTAG GCGTCTTGGAGACCCTTCCTATTTATC